From a single Fusarium fujikuroi IMI 58289 draft genome, chromosome FFUJ_chr03 genomic region:
- a CDS encoding related to flavin oxidoreductase, with amino-acid sequence MAAYLTNRICHPHHGIPVSRPETPAPAKTEKCSHPIVNKAAKGVPFFTPEQDPPPGLAIQPSDGRPVPRLFQPLKIRNVTMQNRIWVSPMCQYSCHEGFMTPWHITHYGGMAQRGPGLMMLEATAVQANGRITPEDAGIWLDAHVDTLRKNVDFAHSQNTNIAIQLAHAGRKASCVAPWLSAGATATEEVNGWPDDVVGPSDEPFNENMPTPRSMSIQEINQLKKDFVKAANRAVTAGFDVIELHFAHGYLVSSFLTPSVNKRTDQYGGSFENRTRLALELVEEVRAVIPETMPLFVRISATDWLDTNPEYTGKSWTVDEAAKLASLFAERGVDVIDVSSGGNHPQQKVQGGPGYQARFAKHIKKAVGDKMLVSSVGSIKTGTLAEEIISGKEDGVKLDLIAAGRMFQKNPGLVWAWADDLDVEIQLAHQIGWGFGGRATKKQDHVKMSIP; translated from the exons ATGGCTGCATATCTCACCAACCGCATCTGCCATCCTCACCACGGCATTCCCGTATCAAGACCCGAAACTCCTGCCCCCGCAAAGACTGAGAAATGTAGCCATCCTATTGTCAACAAAGCTGCAAAGGGTGTTCCCTTCTTCACCCCCGAGCAGGATCCTCCGCCTGGTCTGGCTATTCAGCCTAGCGATGGAAGACCTGTTCCTAGGCTCTTCCAACCACTCAAGATTCGAAATGTCACTATGCAGAATAGAATCTGGGTCAGCCCTATGTGCCAGTATTCTTGCCATGAAGGATTCATGACGCCTTGGCATATTACGCATTATGGCGGTATGGCTCAGCGTGGT CCGGGGCTTATGATGCTTGAAGCAACTGCTGTTCAAGCTAATGGTCGAATTACACCTGA GGACGCTGGTATCTGGCTTGACGCCCATGTCGACACTCTTCGCAAGAACGTCGACTTTGCACacagccaaaacaccaacatcgccatTCAGCTCGCCCACGCAGGCCGCAAAGCAAGCTGCGTAGCGCCCTGGCTCAGCGCCGGCGCCACAGCCACCGAGGAAGTCAACGGCTGGCCTGACGATGTCGTAGGACCCAGCGACGAGCCCTTCAACGAGAACATGCCCACCCCGCGCAGCATGAGCATCCAGGAGATCAACCAACTCAAGAAAGATTTCGTTAAAGCGGCCAACCGCGCCGTCACCGCTGGTTTCGACGTGATCGAGCTTCACTTTGCGCACGGCTATCTGGTCAGCTCGTTCCTTACGCCGAGCGTTAACAAGCGAACGGATCAGTATGGTGGAAGTTTTGAGAACAGAACGCGGCTGGCGCTTGAGCTAGTTGAGGAAGTTCGTGCTGTTATCCCTGAGACGATGCCGCTCTTTGTGAGGATCAGTGCGACGGATTGGTTGGATACTAACCCTGAGTACACCGGCAAGAGCTGGACTGTCGACGAAGCCGCGAAGCTCGCTAGCCTCTTCGCTGAGCGCGGCGTTGATGTTATTGATGTATCTAGCGGCGGAAATCACCCGCAGCAGAAGGTTCAAGGCGGTCCAGGTTATCAAGCCAGGTTCGCGAAGCACATCAAGAAGGCTGTTGGTGATAAGATGCTCGTTAGTTCAGTAGGCAGCATCAAGACCGGTACACTTGCTGAGGAGATCATCTCTGGAAAGGAAGATGGTGTCAAGTTGGATCTCATTGCGGCTGGAAGGATGTTCCAGAAGAACCCTGGGTTGGTCTGGGCTTGGGCTGATGAtttggatgttgagatcCAGCTTGCGCATCAGATTGGGTGGGGATTTGGGGGTCGGGCTACGAAGAAGCAGGATCATGTCAAGATGAGCATTCCTTGA
- a CDS encoding probable APE3-vacuolar aminopeptidase Y — translation MTTKGLCLVAATAALQGVSALQIPLNLQVPKLSWNLFGDDLPLVDTKELQKSIKPENLEARAKDLYEIAKNGEEEYGHPTRVIGSEGHLGTLSYIHAELAKLGGYYSVSNQQFPAVSGNVFESRLVIGDSVPKQASPMGLTPPTKNKEPVHGTLVLVDNEGCDESDYPEAVKGNIALVLRGTCPFGTKSGNAGKAGAVAAVVYNYEKDEVHGTLGTPSPDHVATFGLGGEEGKAVAKKLKDGETVDAIAYIDAEVKTISTTNIIAQTRGGDPENCVMLGGHSDSVAEGPGINDDGSGSISVLEVAVQLTKYRVNNCVRFAWWAAEEEGLLGSDHYVSVLPEDENRKIRLFMDYDMMASPNFAYQIYNATNAENPKGSEELRDLYVNWYEEQGLNYTFIPFDGRSDYDGFIRGGIPAGGIATGAEGAKTEDEVEMFGGEAGVWYDKNYHQIGDDLTNVNYTAWEVNTKLIAHSVATYAKSFKGFPEREIETSVQGYSDKTKYHGSKLYI, via the exons ATGACGACAAAGGGCCTTTGCTTAGTCGCCGCCACGGCCGCTCTCCAGGGCGTGTCAGCTCTTCAAATCCCTCTTAACCTTCAAGTCCCCAAGCTCTCTTGGAATCTCTTCGGCGATGATCTTCCTCTGGTCGATACCAAGGAATTGCAGAAGAGCATCAAGCCTGAGAACCTTGAGGCTAGAGCAAAGGATCTGTATGAGATTGCCAAGAATGGAGAGGAGGAGTATGGACATCCGACTCGTGTCATCGGCAGCGAAG GCCATCTCGGTACGCTGTCGTACATCCATGCTGAGCTCGCCAAGCTAGGCGGCTACTACTCCGTCTCGAACCAGCAATTCCCCGCTGTTTCGGGCAATGTCTTCGAGTCGCGTCTCGTCATCGGCGACTCTGTTCCCAAGCAGGCATCGCCCATGGGTCTGACTCCTCCGACTAAGAACAAGGAGCCCGTCCACGGAACGCTTGTCCTCGTCGACAACGAAGGATGCGACGAGTCCGATTATCCCGAGGCCGTCAAGGGCAACATTGCTCTCGTCCTCCGTGGAACGTGCCCCTTTGGCACAAAGTCCGGCAATGCTGGTAAAGCgggtgctgttgctgccgTTGTGTATAACTATGAGAAGGACGAGGTTCATGGAACTCTCGGCACCCCTTCGCCTGACCATGTTGCTACATTTGGTCTTGGCGGTGAAGAGGGCAAGGCtgtcgccaagaagctcaaggatggCGAGACTGTCGATGCCATTGCTTACATTGACGCTGAGGTCAAGACCATTTCCACTACGAACATCATCGCCCAGACTCGTGGTGGTGATCCCGAGAACTGTGTTATGCTCGGCGGTCACAGCGACAGTGTTGCCGAGGGACCTGGTATCAACGATGATGGATCCGGCAGTATCTCTGTGCTCGAGGTCGCCGTCCAACTGACCAAGTACCGTGTCAACAACTGCGTCCGCTTCGCCTGGTGGGccgccgaggaagaaggtctCCTCGGCTCCGACCACTATGTGTCCGTTCTCCCTGAAGATGAGAACCGCAAGATTCGTCTTTTCATGGACTACGACATGATGGCCAGCCCCAACTTTGCTTACCAGATCTACAACGCCACCAACGCCGAGAACCCCAAGGGTTCAGAGGAGCTGCGCGATCTGTATGTCAACTGGTACGAGGAGCAGGGCCTCAACTACACCTTCATCCCCTTCGATGGTCGCAGTGACTACGATGGTTTCATCCGTGGTGGTATCCCCGCTGGTGGTATCGCCACAGGTGCCGAGGGTGCCAAGACAGAGGACGAGGTAGAGATGTTTGGCGGTGAAGCCGGTGTCTGGTATGATAAGAACTACCACCAGATCGGGGATGATCTGACCAATGTGAATTACACCGCGTGGGAGGTGAACACCAAG CTCATCGCCCATTCCGTTGCGACATACGCCAAGTCGTTCAAGGGTTTCCCCGAGCGAGAGATTGAGACGTCTGTCCAAGGTTACTCTGACAAGACCAAGTACCACGGTAGCAAGCTTTACATTTAA
- a CDS encoding related to anthranilate synthase component — MAHTNLLHQLDIRPTADEARAAFNQEWTPTTQPTLLPVCASAPADLLTPSAIYLKLSSGATAEYSFLLESATGSTETVGRYSFIGANPRKVLATGDGYEHNGDPLKTLAAELSNDRVLDIPSLALPKLSGGAVGYVSYDCIKYFEPKTERPLKDNLQIPEALFMLFDTIVALDHFRSTLTIVTHMKLPKSPSDDLQPAYDEARETLRKTLDIIYQPETPLPAQTLSEQSESEQQYSSNVGRKGYETFVKELKKYIVKGDIIQAVPSQRFRRSTKLHPFNIYRTLRTLNPSPYVFFLSCADFHIVGASPECLMKTDGYAPLPSDSRFGYSAAEARSRPRIVNHAIAGTIHRGKNAAEDDRLAAELLASKKDRAEHVMLVDLARNDVNRVCHPTTVKVDRLMRIDRFSHVQHITSEVSGVLRPECTRWDALRSIFPAGTVSGAPKIRAMELIYDLEQEKRGIYAGAAGWFGYDIVRVDEGSKPEDKVFVDEGPMDTCIAIRTMLVKDGVAYMQAGGGIVYDSDPTDEWMETMNKLSANLRCVELSERYFGDGVSTKTVEEIIAIERRKGEEEVKEAEN; from the exons ATGGCCCATACTAATCTGCTACACCAGCTCGATATACGGCCAACTGCCGATGAAGCTCGAGCTGCCTTCAACCAAGAATGGACTCCTACGACTCAACCCACGCTTTTACCCGTTTGCGCTTCTGCTCCCGCCGATCTATTGACTCCTTCAGCTATCTATCTTAAGCTGTCATCGGG CGCAACTGCCGAATACTCATTTCTCCTCGAGAGTGCGACTGGAAGCACAGAGACGGTTGGACGATATAGTTTTATTGGTGCCA ACCCGCGAAAAGTACTGGCCACTGGCGACGGTTACGAACATAATGGCGACCCTCTCAAGACCCTAGCGGCCGAACTTTCCAATGATCGAGTTCTAGATATTCCTTCGTTGGCGCTTCCAAAGTTGTCTGGTGGTGCCGTTGGATACGTCTCATATGACTGTATCAAGTACTTTGAGCCCAAGACTGAGCGACCACTCAAAGACAACCTCCAGATTCCCGAGGCTTTGTTCATGCTGTTCGACACCATTGTCGCCTTGGACCACTTCCGCTCGACATTGACAATTGTCACACATATGAAGTTGCCCAAGAGCCCCTCTGACGACCTCCAACCTGCCTACGACGAGGCCCGTGAGACACTCCGAAAGACCCTCGACATCATCTACCAGCCCGAGACTCCCTTACCTGCCCAAACTCTCAGTGAGCAATCAGAGTCAGAGCAACAATATTCGTCAAACGTTGGCCGCAAAGGTTACGAGACATTCGTCAAGGAGCTTAAGAAATACATTGTCAAGGGGGACATCATTCAAGCCGTGCCTTCACAACGGTTCCGCCGAAGCACCAAACTTCACCCCTTTAACATTTACAGAACTCTCCGAACACTCAACCCCTCACCTTATGTGTTCTTCCTCTCATGCGCCGACTTTCACATCGTTGGTGCTTCGCCGGAGTGTCTGATGAAGACTGATGGATACGCCCCGTTACCCTCAGACTCACGATTTGGCTACTCAGCTGCCGAAGCTCGATCAAGGCCCCGTATCGTCAACCACGCAATTGCCGGTACAATCCACCGTGGAAAGAATGCCGCTGAGGATGATAGACTCGCTGCCGAGCTTTTGGCTTCCAAGAAGGACAGAGCTGAGCACGTCATGTTGGTGGATCTCGCCCGCAACGACGTGAACAGAGTCTGCCACCCCACAACCGTCAAGGTTGACCGGCTCATGAGAATTGACCGCTTCTCCCATGTTCAGCACATCACCTCCGAGGTTTCGGGAGTTCTGCGTCCCGAGTGCACGCGCTGGGATGCTCTGCGTTCCATTTTCCCCGCGGGAACTGTCTCTGGCGCACCCAAGATCCGAGCTATGGAGCTCATCTACGACCTGGAGCAGGAGAAGCGGGGTATCTACGCTGGAGCTGCAGGATGGTTTGGATACGACATTGTGCGCGTGGACGAGGGCAGCAAGCCTGAGGACAAGGTTTTCGTCGACGAAGGACCCATGGACACGTGCATTGCCATCCGGACCATGCTCGTCAAGGATGGCGTGGCATATATGCAGGCTGGCGGTGGTATCGTCTACGATAGTGACCCTACAGATGAGTGGATGGAGACGATGAACAAATTGTCCGCCAACCTCCGCTGTGTGGAGCTGTCGGAAAGGTACTTTGGCGATGGGGTGAGCACTAAGACCGTGGAGGAGATTATTGCGATTGAGAGGCGgaagggagaggaggaggtAAAGGAGGCTGAAAATTAG
- a CDS encoding related to thioesterase superfamily member 2, translated as MSEPPSTRVQTPEVDSSEVQRTAHVQSLMDRLRAKSPIYNFIMSSAELISTTQGSVTTRLVLNENHLNSSGNLHGAVSATIIDFTTGLAIASWDLRDTTGASVDMHISYLSAARLGDTVEIVSTADKVGGSVAFTSIRISKVEKDGGLKLVTLGQHTKYVKGSQPKTQ; from the coding sequence atgtctGAACCGCCTTCAACTCGTGTTCAAACCCCTGAGGTCGACTCCTCGGAAGTCCAAAGGACCGCCCACGTCCAATCCCTCATGGACCGTCTCCGCGCCAAAAGCCCCATCTacaacttcatcatgtcCTCAGCGGAGCTCATCAGCACAACGCAGGGCAGCGTCACAACACGCCTCGTGCTGAACGAGAACCATCTCAACAGCAGTGGAAACTTACACGGCGCTGTATCAGCTACCATCATTGACTTTACGACTGGTCTGGCTATTGCGAGCTGGGATCTGAGGGACACGACTGGTGCGAGTGTGGATATGCATATCAGTTATCTAAGTGCGGCGAGGTTGGGTGACACTGTTGAGATTGTTTCGACGGCAGATAAAGTTGGGGGCAGCGTGGCGTTCACGTCGATTAGGATATCgaaggttgagaaggatgggGGGTTGAAGTTGGTTACGCTTGGACAGCATACGAAGTATGTAAAGGGTTCGCAGCCAAAGACTCAATGA
- a CDS encoding related to malate dehydrogenase produces MAENQDSQKFPVAASEARRFVEDVLKGNGIPSENASIIARCLVAADLRGVDTHGMNRIPSYMERLRQGVLNANAEPILTQVTPAVAQVDGQNGFGFVAAHKGMAAAIESARVFGIGMASIKHSNHFGMSAWIVQQALDANMMSLVFTNSSPALPAFGGKSKLMGVSPIACGAPGKGPMENFILDMAPSVAARGKIYKAKRRGEKIPLDWALDAEGRPTDDPEAALGGVMLPMGGPKGSALSIMMDVFSGVLSGSAFAGHVTGPYDPSKPADVGHFLVAIKPDLFMSLDEFRERMQYLYERVVGSEKAAGVERIYFPGEIEQLAKKERERTGIPLVQAEIDALNAEAKKVGAEPLKF; encoded by the coding sequence atggctgaaaACCAAGACTCCCAGAAGTTCCCAGTCGCCGCCTCAGAAGCACGACGCTTCGTCGAAGACGTCCTCAAAGGGAACGGCATCCCCTCTGAGAATGCCTCCATCATCGCCCGCTGCTTAGTCGCCGCCGACCTCCGCGGCGTAGACACCCACGGCATGAACCGCATCCCCTCTTATATGGAGCGTCTGCGTCAAGGCGtcctcaacgccaacgcTGAGCCAATCCTCACCCAAGTCACACCCGCCGTAGCTCAAGTCGACGGCCAGAACGGCTTTGGCTTTGTAGCTGCTCACAAGGGCATGGCTGCTGCCATCGAGTCTGCAAGGGTGTTTGGTATTGGTATGGCGAGTATCAAGCACTCTAATCATTTCGGTATGAGTGCTTGGATCGTGCAGCAGGCTCTTGATGCGAAtatgatgagtttggtgtTTACAAACTCTAGTCCTGCATTGCCTGCGTTTGGTGGAAAGAGTAAGCTGATGGGTGTTTCGCCTATTGCTTGTGGTGCGCCTGGTAAAGGCCCCATGGAGAACTTCATCCTTGATATGGCGCCTTCTGTGGCTGCAAGGGGAAAGATTTACAAGGCGAAGAGACGGGGTGAGAAGATCCCGTTGGACTGGGCTCTCGACGCTGAGGGTCGTCCAACAGATGACCCCGAAGCTGCTCTCGGTGGTGTCATGCTACCAATGGGTGGTCCCAAGGGTTCTGCACTATCAATCATGATGGACGTATTCTCAGGAGTTCTATCAGGCTCAGCTTTCGCTGGCCATGTCACTGGCCCCTACGATCCCTCCAAGCCTGCAGATGTTGGCCACTTCCTGGTAGCTATCAAGCCCGACCTCTTTATGAGCTTGGATGAGTTTAGAGAGAGGATGCAGTACCTTTACGAGCGTGTTGTTGGGTCAGAAAAGGCTGCTGGGGTTGAGAGGATTTATTTCCCTGGTGAGATCGAGCAGTTGGCtaagaaggagagggagaggactGGCATTCCGCTTGTGCAAGCTGAGATTGATGCTTTGAACGCTGAGGCGAAGAAAGTTGGGGCAGAGCCGCTGAAGTTTTGA
- a CDS encoding related to purine utilization positive regulator — protein MPGARNSNGKRPHQASLPDRSAPRTRMACSRCQRLKRKCNLELPTCSNCRSAGAECVDGKSSRADAAPRQYIASLTNRINWLESIIRSNCPDVDLSQGPPVNIGESWNDTSSEVTDNSALPAPEPVQQSSEIAQNSENEPPVTQPATQPITSTSEPTGASAMTHEIGLVSLATNQDPRYIGPSSGYFLARVLLDSASKSDDSVGRANRNAPFPIRLVEALQGPLPLPPRDTAMQLFYDYLDMAYDEESQDPAAHFQVFMVLAIGSAVLSARTRARIPAESYCLSALQYLDELNVENSLKGIQCLVLLLIFTIHSPCVRLNVWYLNYHCIAALVDQGLQRNISMGPDYSLLNQEMRARIFWVIYSFDRIIATMMGRPIGLRDEGLTRKMPFGLSDEQLVNQRQQQTAEPSSEMAFAVHLFEAAKLNSEIKYIAQSIIRETPRYAYPRVTDINDWQNAMLQRLDEWSNKIPGLGNPDVLYLRTTCQLRYHGLRMLLLRPSPAIPKPPKDALIKCHQSARESLQLFDLLYKKNLLVHNWTTFHGLVLSSITLLYCIQSVSEIARSTGVDAFMSDLSISLSILGATGEHWSGAKHSRDILDNLGKSTVRYIREKNRRSEGLRDRSAPQVNGQVIDPTLSTDAWESLGQEFNSIQGSSSQLNIDDDMGFMQNQFYEGLLNETFAEYFEPTESTNLDNIVRDLFQGLIPTDSI, from the exons ATGCCCGGGGCGAGGAATTCCAATGGGAAGCGACCCCATCAGGCCTCTTTGCCCGATCGGAGTGCTCCTAGGACACGCATGGCCTGTTCTCGGTGCCAACGCCTGAAAAGAAAG TGTAATTTGGAGTTGCCGACCTGTAGCAATTGTCGTAGCGCTGGCGCTGAATGTGTTGATGGGAAATCATCCCGTGCTGATGCTGCACCTCGACA ATACATCGCATCTTTGACGAACCGGATTAATTGGCTAGAGTCGATTATCCGATCGAATTGTCCTGACGTCGACTTATCTCAAGGTCCTCCCGTCAACATAGGAGAATCCTGGAACGACACCAGCTCTGAAGTTACAGACAATTCTGCTCTACCAGCACCTGAGCCGGTTCAACAGAGCTCTGAAATTGCGCAAAATTCTGAAAATGAGCCGCCGGTAACTCAGCCAGCAACACAGCCGATAACATCTACTTCGGAACCCACAGGAGCCAGTGCCATGACCCACGAGATTGGGCTGGTTTCTCTCGCTACGAACCAAGATCCACGATATATCGGCCCATCCAGTGGTTATTTCCTAGCACGGGTTTTGCTAGACTCGGCCTCGAAATCAGACGACAGCGTTGGTCGCGCAAATCGCAATGCTCCGTTCCCTATAAGACTGGTTGAAGCTCTCCAGGGGCCACTTCCACTCCCGCCCAGAGACACGGCAATGCAATT GTTTTACGACTACCTGGATATGGCttatgatgaagagagccAGGACCCTGCTGCCCACTTCCAAGTCTTTATGGTTCTGGCGATAGGATCTGCTGTCCTTTCTGCTCGAACTAGAGCTCGCATACCAGCAGAGTCATATTGTCTCTCAGCACTACAATATCTCGATGAACTGAATGTCGAGAACTCGTTGAAGGGCATTCagtgtcttgtcttgctcctcatcttcaccatACACAGCCCGTGTGTTCGCCTCAATGTCTGGTATCTCAACTATCACTGCATCGCTGCCTTGGTCGATCAAGGTCTCCAAAGGAACATCAGCATGGGACCAGATTACAGTCTGCTTAATCAGGAGATGCGAGCCAGGATCTTCTGGGTCATTTACTCCTTCGATCGCATCATTGCGACAATGATGGGTCGACCAATTGGACTACGCGATGAAGG ACTAACGAGAAAGATGCCATTTGGTCTGTCCGATGAGCAGCTTGTGAACCAGAGGCAACAGCAAACCGCCGAACCATCCAGTGAAATGGCATTTGCGGTTCATTTATTCGAAGCTGCCAAACTCAACTCGGAGATTAAATACATCGCGCAAAGTATCATAAGAGAAACGCCAAGATATGCTTATCCTAGAGTGACTGACATCAACGACTGGCAAAATGCCATGCTTCAGCGACTGGACGAGTGGTCAAACAAGATACCAGGTCTTGGAAACCCTGATGTGTTGTATCTGCGAACGACTTGTCAACTTCGATACCACGGCTTGCGAATGCTTCTATTGAGACCCAGTCCTGCCATACCCAAGCCCCCCAAAGACGCCCTGATTAAGTGCCATCAGAGTGCTCGTGAGAGCCTACAGCTATTTGACCTGCTGTACAAAAAGAACCTGCTTGTTCATAACTGGACTACTTTCCACGGACTTGTTCTAAGTTCCATAACTCTGTTATACTGCATTCAGTCAGTGTCAGAAATCGCCCGCTCTACGGGTGTAGACGCTTTCATGTCTGACCTGAGCATATCCCTCAGCATTCTGGGTGCGACAGGTGAGCATTGGTCTGGCGCCAAACACAGTCGCGATATATTGGATAACCTGGGCAAATCAACTGTTCGATATATCCGAGAGAAGAACAGGCGATCGGAGGGTTTGCGTGACCGCTCTGCACCACAGGTCAATGGACAGGTGATTGATCCTACACTCTCCACAGATGCATGGGAGAGTTTGGGACAGGAGTTCAACAGCATCCAgggatcttcatctcagtTGAATATTGACGACGACATGGGTTTCATGCAGAACCAGTTCTACGAGGGATTACTTAACGAGACATTCGCGGAATACTTTGAGCCAACCGAGTCGACAAATCTGGATAACATTGTTCGCGACCTGTTCCAAGGCCTCATTCCCACAGACTCAATTTAA
- a CDS encoding related to dihydroxy-acid dehydratase, with protein MSDPKKPVVNPDYDLDQPITSKVGLRQGLASYGDPHFSLFLRKVFIKALGYSEDALSRPIIGIVNTYSSFNPCHANIPQLIDAVKRGVQLNGGLAIDFPTISIHESFSSPTSMYLRNLMSMDTEEMIAAQPCDAVVLIGGCDKTTPAQLMGGISANKPILHLVTGPMMPGSHRGVRIGACTDCRNNWAKYRAGTLDIEDISAINDELAPTGGTCGVMGTASTMASILVGLGMMPFAGATAPAVSATRLRIAEATGGLAVAACKDVERLRPQALLSRESFLNAITVLQAIGGSTNAVVHLMAIIGRHPKVAGTITLETIDEIGRKTPLLVDLKPSGDNYMTDFHNSGGMLALFHELKPLLHLDALTVTGRTLGEEIAHNSLIAVPRELSVIQPFDKPLYPASSLVVLKGNLAPGGAIMKASASKYRKLLQHTGKAVVFANSADMAERIDDPDLDVTPDSVLVLQNIGPIGNPGMPEAGMIPIPRKIASQGVLDMLRLSDGRMSGTAGGTIGLHISPESADPKSPLGIVRNGDLITLDVEKRQLSVDISDEEISQRIQERLKTFQQAEGAATPLS; from the exons ATGTCAGACCCCAAGAAACCAGTGGTCAACCCAGACTATGACCTCGACCAACCCATTACATCAAAAGTCGGCCTTCGCCAAGGCCTCGCCTCCTACGGCGATCCTCacttctccctcttccttcGTAAAGTCTTCATCAAAGCCCTCGGCTACAGCGAGGATGCACTCTCACGCCCCATCATTGGAATCGTGAATACATACTCCAGCTTCAATCCCTGCCATGCCAATATTCCTCAGCTTATTGATGCTGTCAAGAGAGGTGTTCAGCTCAATGGCGGGTTGGCGATTGACTTTCCTACTATTAGTATTCATGAGAGCTTCTCGTCGCCAACAAGTATGTACTTGAGGAATCTTATGAGTATGGATACGGAGGAGATGATTGCGGCCCAGCCTTGTGATGCTGTCGTGTTGATTGGTG GATGCGACAAGACTACGCCTGCTCAGCTGATGGGAGGTATCTCGGCAAACAAGCCCATCCTCCATCTAGTCACTGGTCCAATGATGCCCGGTAGCCATCGCGGAGTGCGCATCGGAGCTTGCACAGACTGCCGCAACAACTGGGCCAAGTACAGAGCCGGCACTCTTGACATTGAAGATATTTCAGCTATCAACGATGAACTAGCACCAACT GGAGGAACTTGTGGTGTCATGGGCACGGCATCTACCATGGCCTCCATTCTCGTGGGACTCGGCATGATGCCTTTTGCTGGCGCCACGGCCCCAGCTGTATCGGCGACAAGGTTGCGAATTGCAGAAGCCACAGGTGGATTAGCCGTTGCAGCTTGCAAGGACGTTGAACGCCTGCGGCCACAAGCTTTACTCTCACGGGAGTCGTTCCTAAACGCCATTACTGTACTACAGGCAATTGGCGGCTCAACGAATGCCGTGGTTCATCTCATGGCGATCATCGGGCGTCACCCCAAGGTTGCAGGCACGATAACATTGGAAACCATCGACGAGATTGGCCGTAAGACACCGTTGTTGGTTGATCTGAAACCAAGTGGTGATAACTACATGACAGACTTCCATAACTCAG GTGGTATGCTCGCTTTGTTCCATGAACTCAAGCCTCTGCTTCATCTCGACGCCTTGACAGTCACTGGCCGAACACTAGGAGAAGAAATTGCTCACAACTCTCTCATTGCCGTTCCTCGAGAACTAAGTGTTATTCAACCATTTGATAAGCCATTGTACCCAGCGTCTTCTCTGGTAGTGTTGAAAGGCAACCTGGCCCCAGGAGGCGCTATCATGAAAGCTAGTGCTTCGAAGTACCGCAAGCTATTACAGCATACCGGCAAGGCCGTCGTTTTTGCAAACTCTGCGGACATGGCAGAGAGAATCGATGATCCTGATCTGGATGTAACACCCGATAGTGTCCTGGTCCTGCAGAATATTGGCCCAATTGGAAACCCTGGTATGCCAGAGGCAGGCATGATTCCTATCCCAAGAAAGATTGCCTCTCAGGGAGTATTGGATATGCTGCGTCTATCAGATGGTCGCATGAGTGGAACAGCGGGCGGAACAATCGGACTGCACATCTCCCCAGAATCAGCAGACCCCAAATCTCCGCTTGGTATTGTCCGGAATGGAGATCTCATCACACTGGATGTCGAAAAGAGGCAGCTCTCTGTCGATATATCCGATGAAGAAATATCACAGAGGATCCAGGAGAGACTGAAGACCTTCCAGCAAGCTGAGGGAGCTGCAACACC GCTGAGCTAG
- a CDS encoding related to short-chain alcohol dehydrogenase: MLNLSNKVALIIGLGQTGTEGWGIGAACAVTLARQGAIIFGGNRTVASTTKTKETIEAEGGICDIIATDATDSTSVKTLVDACIKKHGRIDILLTSVGQSQPGDPASMSEDVWDSQMDINLKSVYFACHHVLPIMESQKSGSIICISSIAGLRYIGKPQVAYNTAKAAILQFVKATAIIYASKGVRLNAVVPGLMNTPYTRSLAERFGKGYEEFCRTREEQVPMGRMGDAWDVASAVAFLAADEARYVTGQKIVVDGGITSSTGRA; this comes from the coding sequence ATGCTCAACCTTTCAAATAAAGTTGCCCTCATAATCGGTCTCGGCCAAACAGGCACCGAGGGCTGGGGAATCGGTGCAGCATGCGCCGTGACCCTGGCACGACAGGGAGCCATCATCTTTGGCGGAAACAGAACGGTCGCTTCAACTACAAAGACAAAAGAGACTATTGAAGCAGAGGGCGGAATATGCGATATCATCGCTACAGATGCTACAGACTCGACTTCTGTAAAAACGCTCGTTGATGCTTGCATCAAGAAGCATGGACGGATTGATATCCTTTTGACAAGTGTTGGACAATCTCAACCTGGAGATCCTGCTTCTATGAGTGAAGACGTCTGGGACTCACAGATggacatcaacctcaagagcGTCTACTTCGCCTGCCACCACGTCCTCCCCATAATGGAATCTCAAAAAAGCGGTTCAATAATCTGCATCTCCAGCATCGCAGGACTGCGATACATCGGCAAACCGCAAGTAGCCTACAACACGGCCAAAGCCGCGATACTCCAGTTCGTCAAAGCCACAGCGATAATCTACGCCTCCAAAGGCGTGCGCTTAAACGCCGTGGTGCCCGGGCTGATGAACACGCCGTACACGCGGAGTCTGGCGGAGAGGTTTGGGAAGGGGTATGAGGAGTTTTGCAGGACGAGGGAGGAGCAGGTTCCGATGGGGAGGATGGGGGATGCGTGGGATGTTGCGAGTGCGGTTGCGTTTTTGGCGGCTGATGAGGCGAGATATGTTACTGGGCAGAAGATTGTGGTTGATGGGGGGATAACGAGCTCGACGGGGAGGGCTTAG